From Equus przewalskii isolate Varuska chromosome 7, EquPr2, whole genome shotgun sequence, one genomic window encodes:
- the LOC103541729 gene encoding melanoma antigen preferentially expressed in tumors-like gives MSRQAPLRLLDLAAQSLLSDEDSAMRALGELPVGLFPTLSAVAFEGGHTKTVTAMVQAWPFPCLHLGSLRDQSITQDLLEAVLDGLELVPTNTACPRRSKLKVLDFTHDFEHSNWEECSETSPAPFVITHVLEEPEADQLKPSFREQPRSDREPVDIYTDLFLGGLFGFFHLSGFPSYILQRVGKSHGCLRLHCRTLVINQVPFRSLIEILGMLELEAIREVRLHHRSRFCFQSDLIQFFTQLGQMSSLGKLIMSDIPWDFPADCFSLLSPLGHLQKLHLTFGCLSGQLHKMLSGLQKPLETLVINGCRITENDITYLSQSTHATRLKELVLCSNNLSQTVPGPLEVLLGEVSGTLEHLNLRSCRLKEAQLRALLPALCCCSRLRSLVFYDNVISTSGIMNVLQHLAGLKELKRVHYPVPAECIVYLDEYRWGNLNRVELARVHTRLQEMLQALQRADMELTNCTSMP, from the exons ATGAGCCGACAAGCCCCTCTCCGCCTCCTGGACCTTGCAGCGCAGAGCCTGCTGAGTGACGAAGACTCAGCCATGCGTGCCCTGGGAGAGCTCCCTGTGGGCCTCTTCCCAACACTGTCCGCTGTGGCCTTTGAAGGGGGACACACAAAGACGGTGACAGCAATGGTGCAGGCCTGGCCCTTCCCCTGCCTCCACCTGGGATCATTAAGGGATCAGTCAATAACTCAAGACCTGTTGGAAGCGGTACTAGATGGGCTGGAATTGGTTCCTACCAACACTGCTTGCCCCAG gAGATCGAAGCTAAAGGTGCTGGATTTTACCCATGACTTTGAGCACTCCAACTGGGAGGAATGCTCTGAGACCTCTCCTGCACCGTTTGTCATCACGCATGTGCTAGAAGAGCCCGAGGCAGACCAGCTCAAGCCCAGTTTCAGAGAACAGCCTCGGAGTGACCGAGAACCTGTGGACATATACACGGACCTGTTCTTAGGTGGTTTGTTCGGTTTCTTCCACCTGTCTGGGTTTCCGTCGTACATATTGCAGCGAGTCGGGAAGAGCCACGGCTGTCTGCGCCTCCACTGTCGGACACTGGTCATTAACCAAGTGCCATTCCGCAGCCTCATAGAGATCCTGGGAATGCTGGAGCTGGAGGCCATCCGAGAGGTGAGGCTTCATCACAGGAGCAGGTTCTGCTTCCAGTCAGACCTCATCCAGTTCTTCACCCAGCTAGGGCAGATGAGCAGCCTGGGCAAACTCATCATGAGCGACATCCCCTGGGATTTCCCAGCTGACTGTTTCTCCCTGCTGAGTCCGCTGGGCCACCTCCAGAAGCTCCACCTCACCTTTGGCTGTCTCTCGGGCCAGCTCCATAAGATGCTCAG TGGCCTGCAAAAACCATTGGAGACTCTGGTGATTAATGGATGTAGGATTACTGAGAATGACATCACCTACTTGTCCCAGAGCACTCATGCCACCCGCCTGAAGGAGTTGGTCCTGTGTAGCAATAACCTGTCCCAAACGGTCCCTGGGCCCCTCGAGGTTCTGCTCGGTGAGGTCTCCGGCACGCTGGAGCACCTGAACCTGAGGAGCTGCCGGCTGAAGGAGGCCCAGCTCCGTGCCCTCCTGCCCgccctgtgctgctgctcccGCCTCCGCTCCCTCGTGTTCTACGACAACGTCATCTCCACGTCAGGCATCATGAACGTGCTGCAGCACTTAGCGGGGCTGAAGGAGCTGAAGCGTGTGCACTACCCTGTGCCTGCTGAATGCATTGTGTACTTGGATGAATACAGGTGGGGGAACCTCAACAGAGTGGAACTCGCCCGGGTCCACACCAGACTGCAGGAAATGCTGCAAGCTCTGCAGCGGGCCGACATGGAGCTGACGAATTGTACCTCGATGCCCTGA